From one Mya arenaria isolate MELC-2E11 chromosome 4, ASM2691426v1 genomic stretch:
- the LOC128230227 gene encoding carbohydrate sulfotransferase 1-like isoform X2, giving the protein MDKHKMRLRRIAIISGSILVATAMVFYLTIGEIPASPPTSQIREGPKPTPGKPKLLLIVAYLRSGSTFTSSLFSQQPDSFYVFEPLHMVVKTVKKHMALRYVNGTVRHFPKGISDNPQSLFRECMDPWLRCAFRKVDTASLLDKIHAFFSKSMKPFLLCLKHIKFFKPLTRYSINHCIRETEMKCTSANLRVIKTIRLSMEMAHSLMTENENMKIVHLVRDPRAMFLSQSNYKLIKDNNKTSQFERLCSRMRDDIYFTRQLLEAGNKNVKFVRYEDIAFNPIEMTKELYTFLGEPLTKEVLKYVAQSTSLNLKDGCPFCTRRGNSTLTASKWRFRIQPSFLKFVDQHCKDLLQPLGYNFTEDINYLRNTSLPIFQKRIPLLEHI; this is encoded by the exons CTTCGCCTCCAACAAGCCAGATAAGAGAAGGCCCCAAACCAACCCCGGGGAAGCCAAAACTGCTGCTGATTGTAGCCTACCTTCGCAGTGGTTCCACCTTCACATCGAGTTTGTTTTCCCAGCAACCAGACTCATTCTATGTATTCGAGCCTCTACATAtggttgtcaaaacagtcaaaaaGCACATGGCTCTGCGATATGTCAATGGCACGGTCAG ACATTTCCCAAAGGGTATTTCAGATAATCCCCAGTCTCTGTTCAGAGAATGTATGGACCCCTGGCTTCGTTGTGCATTTCGGAAAGTTGACACCGCTAGTCTTTTGGACAAAATCCATGCATTCTTCTCGAAATCCATGAAACCCTTTCTATTGTGtcttaaacatatcaaattctTTAAGCCTCTGACGCGATACTCAATCAATCACTGCATCCGCGAAACGGAAATGAAGTGCACTTCAGCTAATTTGAGGGTTATAAAAACAATACGTCTTTCCATGGAAATGGCTCACTCATTGATGACAGAAAATGAGAATATGAAAATCGTACACCTTGTTCGGGACCCCAGAGCAATGTTTTTGTCGCAGAGTAATTACAAGCTTATTAAAGACAATAACAAAACCAGTCAATTTGAAAGGTTGTGCTCACGCATGCGCGATGACATTTATTTCACGCGCCAACTTTTAGAGGCCGGAAATAAAAATGTGAAGTTTGTTCGTTACGAGGATATTGCTTTTAATCCAATAGAAATGACAAAAGAGCTGTACACATTTTTAGGTGAACCACTTACCAAAGAGGTGCTAAAATATGTGGCTCAAAGTACTTCTCTCAACCTGAAAGACGGTTGTCCGTTTTGCACACGGCGCGGAAATTCTACACTAACAGCAAGCAAATGGAGATTTAGAATTCAGCCATCTTTTCTGAAATTTGTGGACCAACATTGTAAGGACCTTTTACAACCCCTGGGATACAATTTTACAGAGGACAtcaattatttaagaaacacTTCATTACCAATTTTTCAAAAGCGTATTCCTTTATTGGAACACATATAA
- the LOC128229666 gene encoding uncharacterized protein LOC128229666, producing the protein MGKIDLNGQAKLISSVLNKSNDKNSLLKKESAKNYLKNVQIIITSDELNSNSDNVAEEKVNNQVCKNENVFDIDFLKTEPENEIDSDMLTDLNFDLLEDLEKILKADSDGLSCPGDDTLMTSQENDHVKTEQPRGTKRKRSVNEIGAIVDDLKSVEVPSSPVKLEPVDSDYSSLGVPSPYSACSPYSSVDIASPEPVESPLADTFWEESFTELFPDLM; encoded by the coding sequence ATGGGCAAGATTGACTTGAATGGTCAAGCTAAACTCATTTCGTcagttttgaataaaagtaaTGATAAAAATTCATTGCTGAAAAAAGAAAGTGCAAAAAATTATctgaaaaatgttcaaataatcaTCACATCAGATGAGTTGAATAGCAATAGTGACAATGTTGCAGAAGAGAAGGTCAACAATCAggtttgtaaaaatgaaaatgtgtttgatattgaCTTTTTGAAAACAGAGCCAGAAAATGAAATAGACTCTGACATGCTTACagatttgaactttgacctCTTGGAAGACTTGGAAAAAATTCTCAAAGCTGACTCTGATGGTCTGTCTTGTCCAGGAGACGATACACTTATGACCTCACAGGAAAATGATCATGTAAAAACTGAACAGCCAAGAGGCACAAAGCGAAAAAGGAGTGTTAATGAAATTGGCGCCATAGTTGACGATCTCAAATCAGTGGAAGTCCCATCATCACCTGTGAAACTTGAGCCCGTGGACTCAGACTATTCAAGTTTAGGAGTTCCTTCCCCTTACAGTGCTTGCTCTCCTTACAGCAGTGTAGACATTGCCTCCCCTGAACCAGTAGAATCCCCATTGGCAGACACCTTCTGGGAAGAATCATTCACAGAATTGTTCCCTGACTTAATGTAA
- the LOC128232628 gene encoding X-box-binding protein 1-like yields the protein MTTLQPQTIVIKTLSARTPTTLTVSSKIEQDMLDDLYGDGQRKRRRLTHLSPDEKMLRRKLKNRVAAQTARDRKKNFMSELEEQVALLQEENRKLARENQSLKSESGSLQHENEKLRGRLCQLSGASSEVEAGRSAVSTDLQQRGQTLPVSCLMNTNAIQMLTLSLTVLLACCRQSASPLGKVPTSRSRPRPYPSPLQRPTKQMRAQWWGPQQQSWNPSKN from the exons ATGACTACGCTTCAGCCTCAGACGATTGTGATAAAAACGCTGTCGGCTCGGACGCCGACGACGTTGACAGTGTCCAGTAAAATCGAGCAAGATATGCTGGACGACCTGTACGGGGACGGGCAGCGGAAACGCCGCCGCCTTACACACCTGTCCCCGGATGAGAAGATGCTTAGAAG AAAACTGAAGAACAGAGTGGCAGCTCAGACAGCGAGAGATCGTAAGAAGAATTTTATGTCTGAACTTGAGGAACAAGTTGCACTGTTACAAGAGGAGAATCGCAAACTTGCTAGAGAGAACCAGTCCTTGAAGTCAGAGTCTGGTTCCCTGCAGCATGAGAACGAGAAACTCCGTGGGCGACTGTGTCAGCTTAGTGGTGCGTCAAGCGAGGTAGAGGCGGGGCGATCTGCAGTATCAACTGACCTTCAGCAGCGAGGCCAAACCCTGCCTGTATCTTGCTTGATGAACACAAACGCAATACAGATGCTGACATTAAG CCTGACAGTCTTGTTAGCCTGTTGCCGGCAAAGTGCAAGCCCACTTGGCAAAGTTCCGACATCACGGTCACGCCCTCGACCATACCCTTCCCCGTTACAGAGGCCGACCAAACAGATGAGAGCCCAGTGGTGGGGCCCACAGCAACAGAGCTGGAATCCTTCAAAGAACTGA
- the LOC128231315 gene encoding protein-tyrosine sulfotransferase 2-like isoform X1, protein MVRLEEEKKKDGEAAMPSKMKRISKKGVCYLLTGSILLYLMVYHSSPCDRNTAYMVPRDGQKYMYDNNQNAIPYYREMPLIFIGGMPRSGTTLMRAMLDAHPYVRCGEETRVIPRLLGMRSNWERSELERKRLQEAGITDTVIDSAFAAFILEIIALHGEAAPHLCNKDPFTLKSSVYLKRIFPNAKFIFMIRDGRGTVHSIISRKVTITGFNLNDYKQCLSKWSTAMEVMYSQCLQVGASSCMPVYYEQLVLQPELWMRRIVKFLDVPWNESVLHHEDFIDKPGGVSVSKTEKSSDQIIKPVNLEALTKWVGNIPENVVKDMAKIAPMLRTLGYDPDGNPPNYGSPDSKVADNTLHIQQNVDFWKQREKDLLQRNPQEAGPPAANPPETNQKPQQVPPKHQAVLPGR, encoded by the exons ATGGTCAGATtggaagaagaaaaaaaa AAAGACGGGGAAGCTGCTATGCCGTCGAAGATGAAGCGAATATCAAAGAAAGGGGTATGTTACCTGCTCACAGGATCCATACTTCTGTACCTGATGGTCTACCACAGCTCGCCCTGTGATCGAAACACTGCCTACATGGTTCCGAGGGATGGCCAGAAATACATGTACGATAACAACCAAAATGCTATTCCATATTATCGGGAAATGCCACTGATCTTTATTGGCGGGATGCCAAGAAGCGGTACAACTCTCATGCGTGCGATGTTGGACGCTCATCCATATGTACGATGTGGAGAAGAGACACGGGTAATTCCTAGATTGCTTGGAATGCGTTCAAATTGGGAGCGCTCCGAATTGGAACGGAAGCGCTTGCAAGAGGCCGGGATTACAGATACCGTAATAGACTCAGCTTTTGCTGCGTTTATTTTAGAAATCATAGCGCTGCATGGAGAAGCAGCACCGCATTTATGTAATAAAGATCCATTTACATTGAAATCCAGTGTTTACCTGAAAAGGATATTTCCAAATGCCAAATTCATTTTCATGATACGTGATGGCCGGGGTACAGTGCATTCAATTATTTCTCGCAAAGTGACGATAACAGGCTTTAATCtaaatgattataaacaatgtttatcaAAATGGAGCACGGCAATGGAAGTGATGTATAGTCAGTGTCTGCAGGTAGGGGCCTCAAGCTGCATGCCTGTTTATTACGAGCAACTTGTTTTACAGCCGGAGCTGTGGATGCGACGTATAGTTAAGTTTCTTGACGTTCCATGGAATGAGTCTGTCCTTCACCACGAAGATTTCATCGATAAGCCTGGAGGTGTCTCAGTATCAAA GACAGAGAAATCATCAGACCAGATCATTAAACCAGTAAACCTAGAAGCCCTTACTAAATGGGTGGGGAACATTCCAGAAAATGTTGTCAAGGATATGGCGAAAATTGCACCCATGCTTCGCACGCTTGGTTATGACCCGGATGGAAATCCACCGAACTATGGTAGCCCAGATTCAAAGGTGGCAGACAACACTTTACATATACAGCAAAATGTTGACTTTTGGAAACAGCGAGAAAAAGATCTATTACAGCGCAATCCACAAGAGGCAGGTCCCCCTGCAGCCAACCCCCCTGAGACAAATCAAAAACCCCAACAGGTGCCCCCCAAACATCAGGCTGTTCTTCCTGGGAGATAG
- the LOC128231315 gene encoding protein-tyrosine sulfotransferase 2-like isoform X2 — translation MPSKMKRISKKGVCYLLTGSILLYLMVYHSSPCDRNTAYMVPRDGQKYMYDNNQNAIPYYREMPLIFIGGMPRSGTTLMRAMLDAHPYVRCGEETRVIPRLLGMRSNWERSELERKRLQEAGITDTVIDSAFAAFILEIIALHGEAAPHLCNKDPFTLKSSVYLKRIFPNAKFIFMIRDGRGTVHSIISRKVTITGFNLNDYKQCLSKWSTAMEVMYSQCLQVGASSCMPVYYEQLVLQPELWMRRIVKFLDVPWNESVLHHEDFIDKPGGVSVSKTEKSSDQIIKPVNLEALTKWVGNIPENVVKDMAKIAPMLRTLGYDPDGNPPNYGSPDSKVADNTLHIQQNVDFWKQREKDLLQRNPQEAGPPAANPPETNQKPQQVPPKHQAVLPGR, via the exons ATGCCGTCGAAGATGAAGCGAATATCAAAGAAAGGGGTATGTTACCTGCTCACAGGATCCATACTTCTGTACCTGATGGTCTACCACAGCTCGCCCTGTGATCGAAACACTGCCTACATGGTTCCGAGGGATGGCCAGAAATACATGTACGATAACAACCAAAATGCTATTCCATATTATCGGGAAATGCCACTGATCTTTATTGGCGGGATGCCAAGAAGCGGTACAACTCTCATGCGTGCGATGTTGGACGCTCATCCATATGTACGATGTGGAGAAGAGACACGGGTAATTCCTAGATTGCTTGGAATGCGTTCAAATTGGGAGCGCTCCGAATTGGAACGGAAGCGCTTGCAAGAGGCCGGGATTACAGATACCGTAATAGACTCAGCTTTTGCTGCGTTTATTTTAGAAATCATAGCGCTGCATGGAGAAGCAGCACCGCATTTATGTAATAAAGATCCATTTACATTGAAATCCAGTGTTTACCTGAAAAGGATATTTCCAAATGCCAAATTCATTTTCATGATACGTGATGGCCGGGGTACAGTGCATTCAATTATTTCTCGCAAAGTGACGATAACAGGCTTTAATCtaaatgattataaacaatgtttatcaAAATGGAGCACGGCAATGGAAGTGATGTATAGTCAGTGTCTGCAGGTAGGGGCCTCAAGCTGCATGCCTGTTTATTACGAGCAACTTGTTTTACAGCCGGAGCTGTGGATGCGACGTATAGTTAAGTTTCTTGACGTTCCATGGAATGAGTCTGTCCTTCACCACGAAGATTTCATCGATAAGCCTGGAGGTGTCTCAGTATCAAA GACAGAGAAATCATCAGACCAGATCATTAAACCAGTAAACCTAGAAGCCCTTACTAAATGGGTGGGGAACATTCCAGAAAATGTTGTCAAGGATATGGCGAAAATTGCACCCATGCTTCGCACGCTTGGTTATGACCCGGATGGAAATCCACCGAACTATGGTAGCCCAGATTCAAAGGTGGCAGACAACACTTTACATATACAGCAAAATGTTGACTTTTGGAAACAGCGAGAAAAAGATCTATTACAGCGCAATCCACAAGAGGCAGGTCCCCCTGCAGCCAACCCCCCTGAGACAAATCAAAAACCCCAACAGGTGCCCCCCAAACATCAGGCTGTTCTTCCTGGGAGATAG